One window from the genome of Betaproteobacteria bacterium encodes:
- a CDS encoding GAF domain-containing protein: MTPQAGQARLDVPAPTLEDLKHSLETHFLTKLEYLNAIGIALSQERDINRLLETILVAAKNLTRADGGTLYRLVDDKLQFEILRNDSLSISMGGTSGNAVPFYPIPLHDKDGNPNRTMIAAYAALNDRTVNIADAYTAEGFDFSGTRNFDKRTGYRSTSFLTVPMKNHEGEIIGVLQLLNAIDAETGKVTVFSDEDRRLAESLASQAAIALTNRLLIQQLEVLFESLIELINTAIDDKSPYTGGHCKRVPTLTMMLAEAANTASQGPLASFRMTDKDRYELKIAGLLHDCGKITTPVHVVDKATKLQTIYDRIDLLDTRFEALKREAEVAMLRATLAARGALDASSEQRAREDFEVKIRQYDDDREFLRRTNVGGERMSAEDQARVSRIAQYTWTGPRGVPERFLSRDEEANLNIPYGTLNAQEREIINHHIVATIKMLEALPWPRHLMNVPEYAGGHHERMDGKGYPKGLTRPQMSVQARIMGIADIFEALTAKDRPYKPGKTLSESLSILGKFKENGHIDPDLFDIFLKERVYLRYAQEFLDPEQIDEVDPARIPGNPG; encoded by the coding sequence ATGACGCCGCAGGCGGGGCAGGCGAGGCTCGATGTTCCGGCCCCCACGCTGGAGGACCTGAAGCATTCCCTCGAGACGCATTTCCTCACCAAGCTCGAGTACCTCAACGCGATCGGGATTGCGCTCTCCCAGGAGCGCGACATCAACCGGCTGCTGGAGACCATCCTGGTCGCGGCCAAGAACCTCACGCGCGCGGACGGCGGCACCCTCTACCGGCTGGTCGACGACAAGCTGCAGTTCGAGATCCTGAGGAACGACAGCCTTTCCATCTCGATGGGCGGCACCTCCGGCAATGCCGTCCCGTTCTACCCCATCCCCCTGCACGACAAGGATGGAAACCCGAACCGGACGATGATCGCCGCCTACGCGGCCCTGAACGACCGTACGGTGAACATCGCCGACGCCTATACGGCCGAGGGTTTCGACTTTTCCGGCACGCGCAACTTCGACAAGCGCACCGGCTACCGCTCGACCTCCTTCCTCACGGTGCCGATGAAGAACCACGAGGGCGAGATCATCGGGGTGCTCCAGCTGCTCAATGCCATCGACGCCGAGACGGGAAAGGTCACGGTGTTCAGCGACGAGGACCGGCGGCTGGCGGAGTCGCTCGCCTCCCAGGCCGCGATCGCGCTGACCAACCGCCTCCTCATCCAGCAGCTCGAGGTGCTGTTCGAATCCCTCATCGAGCTCATCAACACCGCGATCGACGACAAGAGCCCCTATACGGGCGGGCACTGCAAGCGCGTGCCCACGCTCACCATGATGCTTGCGGAAGCCGCGAACACGGCGTCCCAGGGACCGCTCGCCTCGTTCCGCATGACTGACAAGGACCGCTACGAGCTGAAGATCGCCGGGTTGCTGCACGACTGCGGCAAGATCACGACGCCGGTGCACGTCGTGGACAAGGCCACGAAGCTGCAGACCATCTACGACCGCATCGACCTCCTCGACACGCGCTTCGAGGCGCTCAAGCGGGAAGCCGAGGTCGCGATGCTGCGGGCCACGCTCGCCGCGCGGGGTGCGCTCGACGCCTCCTCGGAGCAGCGCGCGCGCGAGGACTTCGAGGTGAAGATCCGGCAATACGACGACGACCGGGAGTTCCTGCGGCGCACCAACGTCGGCGGCGAGCGCATGAGCGCCGAGGACCAGGCGCGCGTCTCGCGCATCGCGCAATACACCTGGACAGGGCCGCGCGGCGTGCCGGAGCGTTTCCTTTCCCGGGACGAGGAGGCGAACCTGAACATTCCCTACGGAACGCTCAACGCGCAGGAGCGCGAGATCATCAACCACCATATCGTGGCCACGATCAAGATGCTGGAGGCCCTGCCGTGGCCCCGCCACCTCATGAACGTCCCGGAGTACGCCGGCGGGCACCACGAGCGCATGGACGGGAAGGGTTACCCGAAAGGGCTCACGCGGCCGCAGATGAGCGTGCAGGCCCGCATCATGGGCATTGCCGACATCTTCGAGGCCCTCACCGCCAAGGACCGCCCCTACAAGCCCGGCAAGACGCTCTCCGAATCGCTCTCGATCCTGGGCAAGTTCAAGGAAAACGGCCACATCGACCCGGACCTCTTCGACATCTTCCTGAAGGAGCGGGTCTATCTTCGCTACGCGCAGGAGTTTCTCGATCCCGAGCAGATCGACGAAGTCGATCCCGCCAGGATCCCGGGCAACCCCGGCTAG
- a CDS encoding pilin: protein MKKIQQGFTLIELMIVVAIIGILAAVAIPAYQDYLKRSKITEVAATAGACKTSVGEFIASKNLLPANVLEAGCSQTKTTYVNGVTVVGAKIGVEIKAVDSTVDGKNLFLQAEKSPGVLNDGTTSVTGWYCSTDSANTEWKFFPANCRQASL from the coding sequence ATGAAGAAAATCCAGCAAGGTTTCACGCTTATCGAACTGATGATCGTCGTTGCGATTATCGGCATCCTCGCGGCGGTCGCCATTCCCGCCTACCAGGATTACCTGAAGCGTTCGAAGATCACTGAAGTCGCGGCCACCGCCGGCGCATGCAAGACTTCCGTGGGCGAGTTCATCGCCTCCAAGAACCTCCTCCCGGCGAACGTCCTGGAAGCCGGCTGCTCGCAGACCAAGACCACCTACGTGAACGGCGTGACGGTTGTCGGCGCGAAGATCGGTGTCGAGATCAAAGCAGTGGACTCGACGGTCGATGGCAAGAACCTGTTCCTCCAGGCTGAAAAGTCCCCCGGCGTGCTGAACGACGGCACGACGTCGGTCACTGGCTGGTATTGCAGCACGGATTCCGCCAACACCGAGTGGAAGTTCTTCCCGGCCAACTGCCGCCAGGCCTCGCTGTAA